A region of Malaciobacter marinus DNA encodes the following proteins:
- the tssG gene encoding type VI secretion system baseplate subunit TssG, with amino-acid sequence MKIEEINSSLNESISKYSLPQIIRVVCGYLKDFHINKNSIEVYELIKFSSNPSLSFQKSEVSKVILFEEQNDIKAEITLNFLGIFGSSSPLPSHYSEMVLYSIDSDYILHDFLNLFNHHLQRFIYPIWQKHRYYIQYQNDLKDKFSKYIFSFLGLYSNRLQNNSSLNLRKLIPYIGILFMKHKSAGTLKSILRHYLNHNELEIIQCIEDNYNIPSFQRCSLGDENCSLNSSFLIGESVKSKNAKFQILLKNVTNQQLLEYSILGFKMKELKDLIAFSLNEPLKHEVCFEVKKEEKESLSLDINAKQFLGINSWIGQTFYDEKIVIAQKGL; translated from the coding sequence ATGAAAATTGAAGAAATAAATAGTAGTTTAAATGAGAGTATTTCTAAATATTCATTACCACAAATTATAAGGGTTGTATGTGGATATTTAAAAGATTTTCATATAAACAAAAATAGTATAGAAGTTTATGAACTTATTAAATTTAGTTCAAATCCAAGTTTGTCTTTTCAAAAATCAGAAGTATCAAAAGTAATTCTTTTTGAAGAACAGAATGATATAAAAGCTGAAATTACTTTAAACTTTTTAGGTATATTTGGTAGTTCTTCTCCTTTACCATCTCATTATAGTGAAATGGTTTTATATAGTATTGATAGTGACTATATATTACATGATTTCCTTAATTTATTTAATCATCATTTGCAAAGGTTTATCTATCCTATATGGCAAAAACATAGATATTATATACAATATCAAAATGATTTAAAAGACAAATTTTCAAAATATATATTTTCATTTTTAGGATTATATTCAAACAGACTACAAAATAATAGTTCCTTAAATTTAAGAAAACTTATTCCATATATTGGAATTTTATTTATGAAACATAAATCAGCAGGAACTTTAAAATCGATTTTAAGACACTACTTAAATCATAATGAATTAGAAATAATTCAATGCATTGAAGATAATTATAATATACCTTCTTTTCAAAGATGTTCTTTAGGTGATGAAAACTGTAGCTTGAATAGTAGTTTTCTAATAGGAGAATCTGTTAAAAGTAAAAATGCCAAATTTCAGATTCTATTAAAAAATGTTACTAATCAACAACTACTAGAGTATAGTATTTTAGGATTTAAAATGAAAGAATTAAAAGATTTAATTGCGTTTTCTTTAAATGAACCACTTAAACATGAAGTCTGTTTTGAAGTAAAAAAAGAAGAAAAAGAGTCTCTTTCTCTTGATATTAATGCCAAACAATTTTTGGGAATAAATAGTTGGATTGGGCAAACATTCTACGATGAAAAAATAGTAATAGCACAAAAAGGATTATAA